A single region of the Triticum dicoccoides isolate Atlit2015 ecotype Zavitan chromosome 2B, WEW_v2.0, whole genome shotgun sequence genome encodes:
- the LOC119361787 gene encoding probable amidase At4g34880, which produces MPRPAVVIAALVPALAGAHSFWIEEATVASIQLGFNNGSLTSVELVRFYLDRISSLNPLLHAVIEVNPDALRQAAGADVECCSGRHRRARGALHGVPVLLKDNIATRDVLNTTAGSFALLGSVVRRDAGVVRQLRHAGAVVLGKANMDEWANFRSFSGGGWSARGGKGGNPYVLSATPCGLSTGSAIAAAASMTAVTLGTETDGSILCPASLNSVVGIKPTVGLTSRAGVIPITPRQASTGWHNKDRPICGTVADAVHVLDAIVGYDPVDAPATMAASKYIPPGGYTQFLKKDGLRGKRIGVPNGFFNFPNGNVQQMVYTQHLNTMRKQGAIVIEKLDIENLSVLLDSQNNGQQIALPAEFKLSLNSYLSNVLHSPVRSLAEIIAFNNAHPVEENMKENGQTVFLVAENTTGIGALERAAIRQLNKLSANGLKKLMREHELDAIMTPNNAASSVLAIDGMPAITVPAGYGKQGVPFGLCFGGLRGYEPRLIEMAYAFEQVTMVRKPPTFLP; this is translated from the exons ATGCCTCGGCCGGCAGTCGTCATCGCCGCCCTCGTGCCCGCGCTCGCGGGTGCTCATAGCTTCTGGATCGAGGAG GCGACCGTGGCCAGCATCCAGCTAGGCTTCAACAACGGGAGCCTCACCTCGGTAGAGCTCGTCCGATTCTACCTGGACCGGATCAGCAGCCTCAACCCGCTGCTGCACGCCGTCATCGAGGTCAACCCGGACGCCCTCCGACAGGCGGCCGGCGCTGACGTTGAGTGCTGCTCCGGCCGCCACCGTCGGGCCAGGGGCGCGCTGCACGGCGTGCCCGTCCTGCTCAAGGACAACATCGCCACGCGCGACGTGCTCAACACGACAGCCGGGTCGTTCGCGCTGCTCGGCTCCGTGGTGCGGCGGGACGCTGGCGTGGTGCGCCAGCTGCGCCACGCCGGGGCCGTGGTGCTCGGCAAGGCGAATATGGACGAGTGGGCCAACTTTCGCAGCTTCTCCGGCGGCGGCTGGAGCGCCCGCGGCGGCAAGGGCGGG AACCCCTACGTGCTGTCGGCGACGCCGTGTGGGTTGAGCACGGGATCAGCGATCGCCGCGGCGGCGAGCATGACGGCGGTGACGCTGGGAACGGAGACGGACGGCTCGATACTCTGCCCGGCGTCGCTGAACTCAGTGGTGGGGATCAAGCCCACGGTGGGGTTGACCAGCCGGGCTGGGGTTATTCCCATCACACCACGCCAAGCCTCAACCGGCTGGCATAataaagatag GCCGATCTGCGGCACGGTGGCTGATGCGGTCCACGTGCTGGATGCCATTGTTGGCTATGACCCAGTTGACGCTCCAGCCACAATGGCGGCTTCCAAATACATCCCTCCTGGTGGATACACACAGTTCTTGAAGAAAGATGGGCTTAGAGGGAAGAGAATCGGCGTTCCTAATGGCTTCTTCAACTTCCCAAATGGTAATGTGCAGCAGATGGTCTACACGCAACATCTCAACACAATGAG GAAACAAGGTGCAATCGTTATTGAGAAGCTTGACATAGAGAATTTAAGTGTCCTATTGGATTCCCAAAACAATGGCCAACAGATTGCATTACCAGCAGAGTTCAAGTTAAGCCTCAACTCCTATCTGTCAAACGTATTACATTCCCCAGTTCGGTCGCTTGCAGAGATCATAGCTTTCAACAATGCACATCCTGTTGAG GAAAACATGAAGGAAAATGGTCAAACTGTATTCCTGGTGGCTGAGAACACGACTGGCATCGGTGCCTTGGAGCGAGCGGCGATTAGACAGTTAAACAAGTTGTCCGCCAATGGATTGAAGAAGTTGATGAGGGAGCATGAGCTAGATGCCATCATGACACCTAATAATGCAGCATCTTCGGTGCTAGCCATCGACGGCATGCCGGCCATCACCGTGCCGGCCGGGTATGGCAAGCAGGGGGTGCCGTTTGGTCTCTGCTTTGGCGGGTTAAGAGGTTACGAGCCAAGGCTGATCGAGATGGCATATGCCTTCGAGCAGGTCACCATGGTCAGGAAGCCGCCTACGTTCTTGCCATAG